Below is a genomic region from Ferribacterium limneticum.
GGTTTCGGTGCTTTCGGTGATCGGATCGGGCGGCACCTTGCGCAGGTAGCGCTTGGTCACCAGTTCTTCAAGCGTTTCCGGGTAGCGCCCGGTGTCGCCACGATATTTGTCGACGGCATCGCGCATGACGGCCAGCGATTCGCGGAGCGAGGCTTCGCGGGCCCGGTCGAGATGCTGGAAATAGCGCGGCACGGCAATAGTCAGCAGTGTGGCGATCACCGACATAACAACCAGCAGTTCGATCAGCGTGAAGCCTTTTTTACGGGAGTTCATGCCTCACCACTCCCGGTACGGCGTGCCATTGAGGCCAACGCCCTTGGCCAGCGAATAGACGTCAAATACATCGGCGCCTTCAACCGGCGCATCGGGCGGACTGGCATAGCTGCGCTTGCCCCAGGTCAATTCTGCCGGCAACGCCGGATCGTCGGCAAACGGGTCGCGCGGCAGGCGGCGCAGGAAATAGAGCTTGGCCTTGTTCGGGTCCTGCATGTTCTCGACCCCTTTGGCCAGGTCTTCGAGACGGCGCGGATAGCCGCTTTCGTCGACCTTTTTCTCAAGTTTGCCCTCATCGACGGCCCGTCTATAGGCGTCGAGGCCGCCGCGGATTTCCCGCAATGCGGCGCGCAACTCCACTTCCTTCTGCCGCTTGGCCGTCATCTCGATCATCGGCATCGCCGTCATCGCCAGTATGCCGACGATGGCGACGGTGATGATCAGTTCGATCAGGGTGAAACCCCGGCCCGGCTTGCCGATCATGGTTAGTTGTCTACTTCAGCTTGAGCGCATGCGAAACGGTCGCCCCGGAGTAGGGCTCACCGCTTTCCAGCGTCGCCCCGGTCACGTCGATCCGGGTATCGCCCTTGGCCCCAGGCAGAACGCGCAGGCGCAGGCTGCCGTGCCCTTGGTCAACGCGCAGCAGTATCCGTCCGGGCGATACCGCTGCTGGCTGAATCACTTCAAGCAGCGTCGGGTCGTAGGCCACATCGACCGTCAGGGCGCTCGTCTGCCCCGGCGCCATGACACCGATTTCCACCTCGCTGCCAGCGGCGGCCTCAGCCGGCCCGCCAAGCTGGAGCCCCTCGAAAACGGGGGGCGGCACCGGCTGCCCCGGATCAACGGCCAGCGCGCCAAAACGCGATGCGCCGCCAGCGACCGGGGCGACGCCGCCGCGCGGCGCCACGGCCAGCGACTTCGGCCCCTGTGACTTGATGATCATCGGCGCCGCACCGACCGCCGACTCAGTGCCCGATGGCAAGGCCGGCTGCCCGAAATCGGGCCGATGGATATTACGCAACACGCGCGGCGTGATGAGCAGGATGATTTCCGTCTTGACCGAGGTATCGCGCTGGCTACCGAAGAGACGACCAACCACAGGAATTTCGCCAATCCCCGGGATATGGCTGGTGGACTTGCGCTCCTCATCGTTGATCAGGCCGGCCAGCACCTGGGTTTCGCCGTTCTTCAGGCGCAGCGTGGTACTCGCGCTGCGCGTACCGACCTGATATGCCAGCGAACTGGAAGGGCCGGACACTTCCTTGACGATGCTGCTCACTTCCAGGGCAACTTTCATCGACACCTCGTCGTCGAGCGTGACATTCGATTCAACGTCGAGCTTGAGGCCGACATCAAGATAGGTCACCGAGGCGGAAACGCCGACATTAGCCGTCGAAGTAGTAGTGAATATCGGCAGCTTGTCGCCAATGTGAATCTTCGCCTTCTCGCGGTTCTTGACGCGAATGCGCGGATTGGCCAGCACATTGGTATCACCGATCTGGCCTTTGAGGTTCAGTGTCAGAGCGGGGTTGGCGACGAAGCTGGTCAGACCGGAAGCGCTCTTGAGACTGACATAACCCGGGGCCAGCGTGCCGCCCGGAACGACGTTCTGCATAATCCCGGCGGCCGTACTCGTCGT
It encodes:
- a CDS encoding type II secretion system protein — protein: MNSRKKGFTLIELLVVMSVIATLLTIAVPRYFQHLDRAREASLRESLAVMRDAVDKYRGDTGRYPETLEELVTKRYLRKVPPDPITESTETWVIVPPPDEPGQRKVWDIRSGAEGQGLSGSDYSTW
- a CDS encoding type II secretion system protein gives rise to the protein MIGKPGRGFTLIELIITVAIVGILAMTAMPMIEMTAKRQKEVELRAALREIRGGLDAYRRAVDEGKLEKKVDESGYPRRLEDLAKGVENMQDPNKAKLYFLRRLPRDPFADDPALPAELTWGKRSYASPPDAPVEGADVFDVYSLAKGVGLNGTPYREW
- a CDS encoding secretin and TonB N-terminal domain-containing protein, which encodes MQTRFDSALKQGSILLLLVVLLGGCSHPAYRDGLDFMAAGKKEEGVASLEKAARDRPRDAEIKAAMIRHKGESVDAYLDDADRQRTAGNLDAAEAAYRRALAIDGRNTRATQGLEQLAVDRNNAAKLAQAEQLLKKGDLLGAERVVRTVRAQDTLNPLARSLQQQIDTLREKEMNPSANPAVKAALAKPVVLEFRDATLKSVFEVLSRSSGLNFVFDKDVKGDTKVTFFVRNSPLEDILRLILTTNQLEKRQLNDNSFLIYPNTPAKAKEYQELVVRSFYLANADVKQAQILIKTVAKSKDVFADEKLNLLIVKDTPDAMRLVERLIESLDLAEPEVMLEVEILEVTRSRLHEIGVDWPDSIGYGALQQTITTTTSTAAGIMQNVVPGGTLAPGYVSLKSASGLTSFVANPALTLNLKGQIGDTNVLANPRIRVKNREKAKIHIGDKLPIFTTTSTANVGVSASVTYLDVGLKLDVESNVTLDDEVSMKVALEVSSIVKEVSGPSSSLAYQVGTRSASTTLRLKNGETQVLAGLINDEERKSTSHIPGIGEIPVVGRLFGSQRDTSVKTEIILLITPRVLRNIHRPDFGQPALPSGTESAVGAAPMIIKSQGPKSLAVAPRGGVAPVAGGASRFGALAVDPGQPVPPPVFEGLQLGGPAEAAAGSEVEIGVMAPGQTSALTVDVAYDPTLLEVIQPAAVSPGRILLRVDQGHGSLRLRVLPGAKGDTRIDVTGATLESGEPYSGATVSHALKLK